A segment of the Desulfurococcus mucosus DSM 2162 genome:
ATGCGTCCGAGACCGGGCTCGGCGAGAATGTATCCTGAGACAGATATACCACCCATATATGTCACACCGGAACTAGTGAGCAAGGCAGGGGAACTAGTGCCAGAGCCCCCCGAGAGGAAACTCGAGAGATTTGTTAGGGAGCATGGTCTAAGCGTGGAGCTCGCAAAGGCTATTCTAGGGGATTTAAGACTGGATCTATACGAGAAGCTTGTGAAGAAGTATAGTGGAAGAATCCCCGCATCCGTGATAGCGTCAACACTAGTCAATGTGATACCATCACTGAGGCGTGATGGAGTACCAGTTGAAAACATAGATGACGACTCAATAGAGGGCGTCCTAGACATGGTGGCCAGGGGTGCGGTAGCCAAGGAGGCCATACCAGAAATCCTGGCTGGAGTCGCCAGGAATCCAGGAAAGCTGGTCGAGGACATTGTACGAGAGCTGGGCTTAAGCACCGTGTCCCTTGAAGAGCTGGACAAGCTTATAGATGAAGCAATCGCGAGGAACAGGGAAAAGATAGAGGCGAGAAGGGAGAAAGCCTTCCAAATAATTATGAGCGAGGTCATGAAGACTGCCAGAGGAAAAGTGGATGGTGGACTCGTGGCTGAAAGAGTGAAAGAGAAATTAAAGGGTTTAACCGTGTAATACTACACGGCGATGACGAGTACTCCCGTCAATGAATGATGATTAGAAGGCATTTGGCTGAGCAACCACTGTTTCCCTTCGCCCTGGATATTCACCCTCATCTCCTTCATGTTTACTCATATCCAGGGGCTTCCATCACCGCATAGTACGGGCGCCCCAAGCCCTTGAAACCCATCCAGCAACCATACAAAATAGAGGCAACCCGTAAACCAAGCTGCATGGAGAAAGATGACCCTTCACCAGTGCCACCGCTGGAAAGCTTAAATGTTGCGTGAGGAAATACCTATGGTAGTAGGCATGGATGATGTGAATCCCCGGTGCGAGCATCAGGCAATGAGCTCTATACGAGCGTGCTGACACCTATCTCCCGTAGACCTCTGCTTTATAGCCAGATGCCACTTATAGATATACTCTGGGACCTGGAAGATGAGGATCCTTGGCCGCACGGATACCCTGAGCAAGGGTAGGTGATGAGAAATGGTAGCCTCCGAAGTAGTTGAGGAAGCAATAGTTGAACTCCTCAGCCGCAACGGCTACAGGGTCTCGGTGAAAGACGTTGAGGAGAGAACCCTTAAGGGAGGTATATCCCGTGCTAGACTCATACACGGGGTGAAGAATAGTAGCGTGTTCATGGCTAGGATAAGCGGGGGAATCATTAAGCTGACACTCGTGATAAAACACCAGCTCGACGATGAGAGAGCATCTAGCTTGGAGGAGAAAGGGTGGCGGGTCGATGTAGCGGAGGATGAAACCATAGTTACGCTTAAAGTGGAAAACGCCATGGATGCGTCCTCACTAGGCGAGCTTATCCAAGAAGCCATCGCCTAAGCAATTCATGGGGAAGCATGGAATGATATTAGATGACACCCTAGCGGAGACCATAGCCCTGTTGAATAACGGTGTCAGCTTAGCAGAAGCCTCAAGGATGCTTGGCATCAGTAGGAGTCAGCTTTCAAGGCGTTTAAACACCTTGATGAAGAGGGGTGCTGTGCTCAAGTATCTGAATGTCTTCATAGACCGCCTGCATACACCGGTATCCGTGGTGATCTCGGAGGCCAAGCAGAAGGCGCAGGGACTCAGGTGTCTTATTGGAAGCCCGCCAACCGTGATATCATATTACTCTTACGCCGCCAGGCCTGTGACGATAAGCTATGTGAGGGATGACTACAGCGGGGTCGACGCCGGCTCCATAGTTGCAGGAACATGCAGAGCAGTGTTCTACGGTAGGATTACACAGGTATTGATACCCCTCCAAGAGGCTGAAGCCGTGAAGCCGCGCTTCAGGCTCATCGATTCAAGAGAACTTGTGGGGAGCCCTGCACCTCTGGATGAAGCCGATGAAATAATAGCACTAGAGCTGTTCAGGGTCTTCAACCCATGCACTATAACAGGTAACTGGAGGCTCAACGACCTGGTTAAAATAGTAGAGGGGAGTCTAGGTGCTAGAGATACCCGGCACCATATGGTCAGGCATGTCAACGCATTGACGCTTAGGAGATACGTGTATAGGGGTGACGGCGTGTACGCAGTGATACTTGTAGCCTCAGATACTCTTGAGACGCTTGCAACACTGCTAAGCCAGTTAAAGGAGTCGGGGATACTCATAGATGTGGAGCAAGTCAACATGATTGGCTCCAATCCCTTCACAGGGCTGATCCACGCATGGATATCGCCGTATAAGCTATACGAGCCTGAGAACGGGCATGAGTTCACTGATGGCGCATCCTACTCAATATACCCTGTCATCTCGGCTAAATAGGCTTCTAGATGGTTCGAACCCATCCATGCATCCACCATGCGTAGCCTCCGCCAAGGGATCCTTGAAGTTTAAATAATCTAAACCACCATTAAACACCTGAGGTGGTTTGCGATGAGCAAGGTGTACGATACGCTGGGCAACCTGAAGATAGGTAGCTTCATAGTGATCGACGGCGAGCCCTGCAGAATAGTCGAGATGTCCCGTGCAAAGACAGGGAAGCATGGCAGTGCTAAAGCCAACGTGATCGCGATAGGCCTCTTCTCCAAGGCCAAGAAGACGCTTGTAGCACCGGTGGACACGCAGGTAGAGGTGCCAGTCATAGAGAAACGCGTGGGTCAAATAATAGCTGACATGGGGACGATGTACCAGGTAATGGATATGGAGACCTATGAGACATTCGAGGTTGAAAAAGACGCTGTAGAGGAGGATGTGAGAAACAAGCTGAGCGTTGGCTCGGAAGTAGAGTACTGGGTTGTAATGGGTAAGAGACTCATAGTGCGTCCACGCTAAATATCATCAGGGATGAACACTGGTTTTTCCGCAATGCTCACTATAGGTATAGCTACACCTGGCTTCGGGTTTTTAGACAGCTCTATCTTTTCCTCACCGGTGCTCACAATAATGTAGTTTGCGTCCCCGACGCTTTCAGGGCTAGTCGAATAATAGTAGAAGACCGGGATACCATAGTACTTGTAGTAGTCGCGGAAAACCCCGAGGATACCCAGGTAGACCTTGTCTCTGTGTCTAAACCTTATTATATAGGTACTGAACTGCTGGGGTATCATTGTTGAAACAGCAAGCCTCACGAGATCGCCGAGGGATGCAACCCTTATCGGTACGACTTTCTCAACCTCGCTCACGCCGGCAACACCCATGTGAAACCCATGTGTCTCAAGGCTTAAAACAGCTTGCCTGCCTTCCTCCGTTTTCTCACATATCTCAGTAGGAAACCAAGGATCCCTGCTGCATCAACCCCGTGGTCAACGTGTTCCGCTGCAAGTATATCCCTGTATGGCACCGTCACCAGTCCGGGCGTGGCCTCGCTGTACATCACCACGAGCTCTCCCTGAGGATTCACCACCAGGGAGTTTAAAACATATCTGTCATCGTTGACTATGAAGATCCCGCCTACATGTAGAACCCATACCCCTAGTATCTGTGCAAGAGCCCTCACAATATCCACATAGTTTCTAACGGGCTTCAGGGGAGAGATCGTTGACACCACCATGTTGCAGCCCTGAGCCACACCCACCCTGCCCAGCTCGGGAACCACTATTTCATTGGAGACTAGAACCACGTACTTTAAGTAGTAGTCATTTAACACCGAGATCTCGTGTCCGGGTCTAATGCCGATCTTCTTCTCTTCGCTGGAGACCAGGATCTTTCTCTGCGAGACCGGCTCCTCCCCGTTCCCATAGGGCACGAACACTGATGAAATATAGTACCTGCTCCCCGCGCGCTCGATGAGGGCCGGGGAAATAATGTTCAACCCGTAGTTAGCCGACAGGTACCTGAGGGTTTTAAGGTATTGATGCTCACTGTCAACAGCGTACCTTCTACGGAGTTCCTCAGCCTCCATAATGTCCGAGTAGGCTTCGATGACCGGGCCGAAGGCGGCTGAGTACGGTATGATCAGGGTGTTCACATTTCTCTCGCTGGCGTAGAAAACTATCCTACGTAGATGGTTAAGGTTTATCCCGAACGCGTCGGTGACCACTGGCATATGGGCTATCCCAAGCCTTGAACCGGGAACCCCCTTGCCTAGTTCAACTAGCTTGAATCCCTCCGTGCTCAACTAGGTCACTTCTCCTCGGAACACTTCTCCCTATACATCTTCTCCAGTAGCTCGTTAACACGGTGATTCCCTATCACAGCCGTCGTAACCTCCCTATATATTCCCTCCAGTGCACTCTGGTATTCGACGGTGTTTTTACTGATGTCCTCCATTAACTCCTCCAGCCTCCTAGTGGTGTCGACGCTGACGACATTGCCGTAGTATTTCCCAAGGAAGTTAAACACGCTCCTACCTCTCTCAGTAGGTATCAGGGCCTTGACCTTCCCCGTCACCCTTACATATCCCCTATCGATCAATGTCTGCACGATTTTCGCATAGGTGCTCGGCCGCCCTATGCCCTGTTCTTTCATCCACCTTATGACGTCATGCGACCTCAACCTTGGCGGCGTAACTCTGTTCCCGTCATGTATCTCGGCTTCAACCCGTTCACCGGGTTTTAACCCGAGCTCCCTCCCCAGTAGTCTCACATTCTCGTATACCTCAAGGTATCCTTTCCAAACAGCCTCTGTGTATATCTCGGTTTCATAGCTACGATCCCCGATGTAGACCCTTAACACGAGCTTCCTGAGCTTCGCTGCCTCCATTTGGCTAGCGATAAACCTCCTGAACACGAGGTCGTAGAGCCTCACGTGATCCCTCGTCAACCTCAGAGGGAGGGAGAGCACGCCCTCCTTGACTAGTTCAACCAGTCTGTCCGAGTCTATCGGCCTGGTTGGACGTATAGCTTCATGGGCTCCGCCCTCACCCCATGTTCTAGGCTTGAAGTAATGGGGGGCTTTCTCCCCGTACTTGTCTTCAAGGTACTGTCTAGCTATCTTCACACCTGTATCGCTTACACGCGTACTGTCTGTTCTATGGTAAGTTATAAGGCCTGTTTCAAAGAGGTCTTGAGCTATCTCCATGGTTCTCGTAGCGGGTAATCCCAGGGTTCTTGATGCCTCCTCAAGAAGCGAGTCGGTTGTGAAGGGGGGCGGGGGATTCAACTGTACTTCCTCCTCGCTGACGACCTCCACCTCCACTGGGTGTGGACGCTTCTTAACGGTATCCACTATGCCCGCATTCTTAGCATCAATATAGGGGATTGAGACCTCCACTAAGTCCCCTATTCTCTCAATATATATCTTCATCCTGTAGACGTATCTCTCAGGCCTGCTACGTGCATCTGTCTCCTCTATAATGTACCCTAGTACCGGTGTCTGAACCCTGCCAGCACTCATGTTCCCGTTGGGTCTGCAACAAGTCGACTTCTCGACCAAGCCCCTCTTATGGAACAGGTATCTTAAACAGTAATCCATCCACGCGTACTTCTGAACCTTCTCGGAGAGCGAGAAACCCAACCATCTGTCATCTATTCTCCTGACGATCTGGGATTCAACAAGTCTAATGTCGAAGTCCCTGGGCTCCCTCAGCGCGTTGAGTATGGCTTTCCTCGTTACCTCGTGGAACTCTATTCTCCTTACCTCGTTTGCATACGGCTCCAGGAGCACCCTTAGATCCCAGGCGATCTTCTCTCCCTCGGCGTCGGGGTCCGTGCCTATGAAGACTACGTCAACCTCTTCAGCGAGCTCCCTAAGGGCCTTGATCACGTCGAGCTTCCTGATCACATGTGACTGCTTATTATCCATCTTACACCTGGGGCATTCAACCGTGTTTCCTCCAAGCTCCTCTGTGAACTGGTGTCCATTAGAACACTTCTTGATATCCGTGTAGACCGGTATGAACCTCCCGTCCACCCTTAACACGCCGTAGAGGGCTTCAGCCCCCTCGGCCTCCGGGAGGGATTTATCTGTCACCAGGTCGTAAACATGGCCAGCGCTAGCGGTTATCGATAAAACATAGCTTCCAATCGTCACCTCATAGACTTGGAGAATGTTCCCCACTATCCTCACGCTTGGCTTACCGAAGAAGCCTGCTATTGTTCTCGCCTTATTAGGCGATTCAACCACCATCAGCGCTGTCTTAACCGGCTCCACCCATGTTCCTGCAGCTGTACCACCCTTAATGACCTCTGAAACCCTTCTCCTCTCCTCCTCTATCTGCTTCATGAGCTCCTCCAGGTTAACCTGGCTCAGGGGAGTCATGGTGAAGTCCTCGAAGATCCATCTCATCCTCCTCACTAGGCCATTTAGGAGCCTCTTATCGTCGACTACCACTATTGAAAGCCCCTTTGTTATCCCTCCAGGATAGAGCCTTGAAGCCCTACCACTAGCCTGTATATATGTTGCTACATCCGGTATCAGCATGTAGTATTTATCATTCTCCTTCAATATCCCTACATCACCCAGGCCCGAGATCCTTTGCCATGTCTCCTCCTTGGAGAACTCCTCTGCAATTACCTTGTAAGCCTCAAACAGGGTGGAGAGCAATGGTGTTTCTTCAACGCTCTCACCCCTTATCTTCCTGGCTAATTCCTCCCTCAGCCTTAACACCGCGCCGGGACTCATTCTTCTAAGCCTGCTCGAAATCCTTCCGAGAAGCCTCTCAATAAGATCCCTCTTCTCCCCCTCGGCAATATCCCTTAGAACAGCGAGCACCCTGAGTATGTCTGTTGGTGAGAGGGCTTCAAGCATTGAGCTGAACCTGTGACGGGGAACACCCGCGAAGACCACGTACTTAACTCTCTCCGGGAGGTCTATGCCCCTAACCATGACACCGTAGTATGTTGCAACTCCAACAAGCACGTTCACGTCTCCTTTCGCAAACGCGTCGAGGAGCTCTATAGATGTCTTTGAGTGGAAAGCCTCCGCTCTCAACCCTTTCTCACGTAGCAACTCAACGATCCTCTCAGCGTATTCCACCCCCTTGTCAACGGGCACGAAGACCAGTACCCCATCCCTGAGAGTGAGCACCAGCTTGACTAATTCCTCCTCAATACCTCCCTGTGGTTCAACATATGAGTCCACGATGTTACGGATGGCCTCAGGCTTCGAACCAGCCTCGAAACCCATGAACACCTTGAAGAGCTTAGGGTACATCCCCCTTGGCCTACCTGTTGCACTATTAACGAGTAGCATCGTGTTTATCCTGCTCCTGACGCTTGAAACCTCGTTCTCGAGACCCCTGATCTCCTCCTCGAGTCTAGCCCTTTCCTCCCCGCTGGCCGCAACGAGTCGTGATCTAGCCTTGACGAGGGTCAACGCCTTCTCTATGTGCTCCTCTTCAACCCCTATGATGCCCAGTAGCCTTCTCACAGCTCTACCGCTCTTCAAGACGGCGTCAACGTCGTCCATAACGATGAGCCTGAACCCCTTACCCTTCAACAACTCGTAGTTTCTATGTATGAAAGCACTCGTCGTTAAGAGGATGTCGAAGCTGCCTTCCTTAAGCCTGTTCATGGCTGTCTCCCGGTCTCTTTTACCGAGGTGTCCATGTATGCATAGAATCCTGATGCAGTCACCGTTATCCCAGTTGTCGTTGCTACATATGCTTACACCGAGGTTCTCGGCGAAAGCCCTCAGCTTTCTCTCAGCTTGCAGAAGGAGCGGTGTCGTAGGGAAGACTAAGTAGGATCTCCAACCACGTGGATCCCCCTCCCTCCTAGCCCGCTGCGTTATGTATAGTGCTGTTACAAGCGAGAAGACTGTTTTACCCATCCCGGTTGGAGCAATAATACTGAATGAGAGGCCCTTTAAGACGCGTCTAGCCCATGTCTTCTGCGCACTCCACATCTTGAAGCCTGTGGCCTTCTCGAAGAAAGCCTCGAAATCCCTCAACATCTCCTCTCTTTTAACGAGCTCCCTCAAGGCCCCCTCACGGCTTGACTCAGCGTAAAGCCGGAGGAGTTGGAAGCGATCGATTCCCCCACGCTTTCCCGCTAGTTCCACTATGCCTCTGAATTCCTCATCCCTCAGGCACTTCTCACACGGCGCCTTAAAGATGAGCCTATAGTCGCTTATCGGACCACCGCAGTTAGGGCATGCATGACGGTAAACACCATGGGTTTTAAACCCGTCGGGTAAGCTGGGTGAACCGGGTAAATCAGGCAAGCATTATTCACCATTGATTTAAAAAAGGCCCAATCAAAGTATTTTAAGCCTTCGCCTACCTCGATTCCCGCCTCGAGACATATATGTCTAGCATGAACCCTGCCAGAAGCACTAGTGTTGACACGGTGAGCACCCATAGGGATGCCGGGACACCAGCGTAGACCGAGGTGAAAGCCCTGGAACCCCTGTTTAGAAGGGTGCTGGCCACCGCTACGGTCTCCCCGGTTGCAAGGGATAGCAAGGCAGCCGTCCTAGCGTGGGAGCCTACATGCCTGGCTAGATACAGGCCTATGGCTGTGATCGGTGCTAAGGGTAATAGGTATACTGATGTCATCACGCTGAGATCAACTATGTAGGCGACCCTGGCATAGGCGAGGAAGGAGGATAACGCTATGATCACCAGGCTCACAGCGTTGAGCAGTGCCAGTTGCCTTCTAGGCGAACCAATAACCTCCCTGTAAATGCTGCTTGCAACGGCGTGAACTATACTGTTGACTGTTGATACGGCTGCTGCAACTATCGATACAGCTATCAAGGAGCCTACGAAGGGGTTGAACAACCTAATCAGGTATATGGTTACCTCGTCACGTTTGAGGTTAGCTGGGATGAACCCGGCCTCGGCAAAGCCCCTGGCTAGCAGTCCAGCTGTAACAGCTATCAACGTGTACAGCAACCCGTAGAACGAGAATAATGCCACGCTCCTCCTGTATGCTGCCTCATCGCGCTGGATATACAGCCTCATGACTACCTGCGGGTTTGTCAGTGCGAAGAATATCCATGGCACGGTGTAAGCCAGGAAGACATGGGGGGTCCAGAAATCGGTGAGTCCAAGGTAACCTTTCTCACCGACTAGGGCAATGGCCTGGGATGGCGAGGCTCCAGGGAGCCACGGGGCTGGCAGCATTAGCTGTGTTATGTAGAGGAGGCCGCCGGTCAACATTAGGATAGCCTGGTAGAGGTCGGTTGTCGCAATACTCCACATTCCGGCGAACAATATCCATAGATATGCGACGGCGGCGCTTACCAGGGTCCCCGCGACTGGGTCGAGCCCTGCGTACGTGAATACAATGGTTAAGCCCTGTATCTGTGCAGCCACATATGGTATCATCGTGAACAAGTAGAGGCCGGCTACAAGTATGCCTAGAAGCCTCGAGGAGTATATGTCTCCTAGCATTTGTGAAGGAGTTATCCACCCCTTCTCCCTGGAAAGCCTCCATATCTTGAAGCCTATTGTTGAGAGAATTATCACTGTCACCAGTAAGTAGAGTAGCTCGAATCCCAGCGCCCCTACACCCGTGGAGTACGCTAGCCCAACTAGTCCAAGCATCATGAAAGCACTATATGTTGTAGCGGCATAGGTGCCGAAGCTAACCAGGCTCCCGACTCTACCGCCAGCTATAATGTAGTCCCTTGCATCCTTGATCCCCATCTTCCTGGAGAAGTAGGCTATGATCGTACCCACCAGTATGTATAGCAGTAGGAGTGCGACGAACATGTTCACTGCTGAACCCTCCTCAGATACACTATTGATGCAGTAATCCATGCGAGTGTTAGCAGCGTCCAGAACAAGAAGAGCTCTAATCCACGTGAATTCCTCAGGAAGACATATGGTACAACGTAGCTTGAGAGTATTGTGATCAAGCTACCCATAGTGTACAGCCTCTTCACGGTGATCACCGAACATATGTTCGATTAGAAATATATTGGGGCAAACCTTATAAACCCTGCTGGAGAAGGGACAGGGGATGGGAAGGGATCTACGCAGAGCACTACTAGAGCTCCTATCAAGCATGCAGGGCAAGGAGGTGCCGCAATCATATCTACACAGAGCCCTTAATGCCTCCAAGAGCAGGATTAGCGAGATACTCAGCGAGCTGGAGAAGGAGGGGTTGATAGAGAGGCGTGTCATCGGGAGGAGCAAGATAGTTTACGTTAAAGAAGGCTTAGTGGAGGCACCGATCACCAGGAGCTCCAGGGTTCTCAGGTTGGGCATAGTTTACTCAAGCGAGTATCTTTTCCTCGGGTACTTCGCAAGCAGGATGAATGAGAAAGGATACAGGGTTGAGATCAGGGTGTACAGGGACGGGCTTGAAGCGACACGCTCACTAGCCGAGGGAAGAATAGAGCTGGCTCTGTCACCGCTAGTAGGGCAACTATACATGTACCCCCTCTACAGATCCTACAGGGTGATAGCGGGAGGCATGACCGGGGGCTTCAAGATCCTGGGTCCGAGCGGTGAATCACCCTCAGCGACACTCGTGTACTCCAGCAGGCTCAGCACCATGGACTATGTGAGAAGCGAATACGTGGAGAAGGCGGGGCTTGAAGGCAGTGTTAAAACAATGTACTTCAAGAACCCTGAGGCCGTGGCCAATGCGAAAGGCTACGTGGTCATATGGCATCCCTTCTACCGTATCCTAGAGGAAAAAGGCCTCAGGGATCTAACCGGTAAGGCCGGGATCGAAGTAGGAAACTGCTGCACCCTCGCAGCCTCCAACACTCTTAGCGATGAAGTGATTGCACTTGTAAGGGATGCATACATGGCATCGATCAGCGAGTACTCTAGGAACCCGTACAGATTCCTTGAATACTACTCCGCCGTAACCGGAATACCGGTATCAATACTCAGGGAAGCCGTATCAGCATACAAGCCGTCGCCATACATAGATGGGGAAACCGTTAGAAGAATAGTGGCAAAGCTGGGGAGAAGCGTCCCGGATCAAGCCCTGTACACTGAACCCCTCGCCAACCATGATGCAGGGTTTTAAACACCTCCTGTAATTAATTACCCAAGGGCATTATGTTCGAGGTCAAAGTGGTTAACAGGAAGTATGCGCAAGCCGTTCTCACAACTCTACGCGACAAGAATACTAGCCAGATAGAGTTTCGCAAGGGGCTTGTAAGGCTCGGAAGGATCCTTGGCTTAGAGTTGATCGAGGACTTCGAGTGCGAGAAAACGGTTGTCGAAACCCCTCTTGGAGCCCGGGTCGATGGCTGCAGGATAAAGGATCTCGACAACATAGTGGTCATCACGGTGTTGAGGGCCGCGTGGCCCTTGACTGAGGGATTGATAAAAGTGCTCTTCACAGCTAAGCAAGGGGTCGTAGCTGCCCGACGGGTTGAGGAGAAAGGCATGAAGGCTGGCTCCTTTGAGATAGAAATATCATATGTTAAAACACCGAGGATCACTAGCAGGGATGTAGTGGTCATAAGCGATGTAATGGTTGCCACAGGGTCAACCCTCGTGAGCGTGCTGGAAAAGCTCAGGGAGAAGGGGATCGCCAAAAGGTACTATGTTGCATCAGTCATCACGACACCGCACGCCATAGGTAGGTTGAAGAAGTATGCTGAGGAGGCTGGAATAGACTTGAAACTATACACAATAGCGATCGATCCTGAAATCGATGAAAAAGGCTACATAGTGCCGGGCCTCGGGGACGCAGGAGATAGAGCATTCGGCTCTTGATCAAATACCCTGGTAACCCACTCCATATCCAGCTTTTTATACCTCTCAAGGCTCCCCACGTCAAACCACTCCCCGCTATAAATATATGCTTTAACCCTGTAACCATTGTTGATCAACCATGGCACAAGGTTCCCCATGAAGTCGAAATCCCTTCCAAGCTCCCTCTCAAGGCCCTCTGAGAAAACCCGGAGCTCCGCCACGGCTACACCTATCGTTGCATTTATATCCAGCTCGGGCTTCTCCCGCATCTCAACCACATTGTAATCGTTATCCACCTTCACAACTCCAACCGGGACCCTATACCTGTTCGTCACCACAAGCGTTAGATCGCTCCCAGCCCCACTATGATACCTTAAAAGGTCGGGTACATCTAGGGGTGCGAGGATGTCTCCGTACCATATGAGTGCCCTACCCTTGATCAATCCATCCCGGTACGCCTTCAGTATGGCGCCACCAGTGTTAGAGTATCCTCCCTCCTCATCTATAGAGTATGTAATACTCACATCGAACCTGGAGCCGTCCCCGAAGTAATTATAGATGTATCTCCACTTATAGTTGACGAGGAACACTATGCGGCTCACCCCGTGCCTCCTAAGCCACTTCACAACCAGCTCGAGCACCGGTTTCTCATTGTTTCCAACGGGAATCATGGGCTTGGGTATAATCTCCGTGTAGGGGCGGAACCTCTCACCCTGCCCCCCGGCAAGCACGACGGCTGTAACGTCTCCCTGCAATAAGGTCACCACCAGTAAATTTACCGTGGTTAAACTATATAACTCTTCTGGCAAGCCCGTGGAATCAATACGCAAACACCGTGAAAGCTACCATACCTTTCACATAGACCTCGATAAGCATTGCGAGCCGTGAACCCATGGCATCCAGAGAGCCCTTCGCCCCAGAGGATAGAGTGCAGTGCCCTCCAAGGGCTTCCGCCTCACTCATTCCTCGCAGGCTACCGGTATAGGGTTATGAGCGTGGTTGAGCCCGGCGATACTGAACCCTGTCCACGGGAACAGGTTCCATGTGACTTGGAACAATACCCTCATCACCTAGGCAGGCTTTGAGGAGGCCCCAGCATGCTGCAACATCACGGTACCATAGCCCACCACCTTCACTACACCCACCTCTCCTTGAACTATTACAGATGTAAACCCGGGGAGATGCAGGGGAACCAGTGAACCCCCTAAACGGGAGCCCCCACCCTTTTAGGGCGGAGAGGAGGTCAGATGGGATACCAGCACACGGAGCTCTCCAGCTTTCTCCACTCTAGCCTCCTGAAACCCTAAAGATGCCTGGAGTATCCTGTGACGCGAATGCTATCCCAGGCCTTCTTAATAATGTTGGTCGCTGCACACTTACAACTGAAGGCCTCGTCCTTTAGGGCTGGAAGAAGACTAGTGCTTGCTCCCCAGTCTTAGAATGTATTCCGCTATGTATTCTCCCCCGTTGCTGTATCTGGGTGCCTTCATCCCCCTGGCCTCCTCTATTGCCTCAGCCAGCCTCGCCGGGTCTACTTCCTCGAGGTATACAGCGTTGAGTTTTTCGGCCAGCTTAGAGGAGTCGCCCCGTGGAGCCGCCAATGTATGCCTCGGTGAGTAAACCATTACAACGGGTTTACCGTAAGCCAATCTCGCTGTAAGCGCGGTTGTACCGGGGTAATGGGTCACCACTAGGCTTGCACCAGCTATCCACCTATGTATGTCACTCGTGTACTGGAAAACCACCCACTCAGGGTGTCCCCTCCTATAGGGTTCTGGATCCACGTCCCCGGTCTGCATAACGACCCTCTTCAACCCAAGCCTGCTGATAGTATCGAATAGTGTTCTATGCCCAAATGTACCGGTTGAGACAAGTATGTAGCCCTCGTCTCTAGGCTCGTAGAGAGGGGGCTCATACACGGGTCCCGAGACTATGCCTTTCCCGTAGAGGTTCAACTGCTCCTCCCAATGGAGGAATACCTTCGCACCCAGCCTGTACAGGGTGCTCACCGCCCTGGATCTCTCTGTGAACCTTGCTACATCCTCTATTGTTAGAATCATGGATCCCGCCAGCATGCATGTAAGAGATGGGGGAATAGAGAAGTTTGAGCCTGATGCAAACACTACGGTATACTTGTTCCGGCACACCCTGATCGACTCCTTCAACGCCTGGATCCACCTGGGTAGCCCCCTGTATATTGGTTCAGCTGGTTTCCTAGGCAGTGTCATCTCTATCACTCTGCCCAGCCTCATCATTCTCTCTCTAACCCAGCTGTATCCCCTAGGTACAAGTATGTCTAGTTCGA
Coding sequences within it:
- a CDS encoding DUF7343 domain-containing protein, whose translation is MGRDLRRALLELLSSMQGKEVPQSYLHRALNASKSRISEILSELEKEGLIERRVIGRSKIVYVKEGLVEAPITRSSRVLRLGIVYSSEYLFLGYFASRMNEKGYRVEIRVYRDGLEATRSLAEGRIELALSPLVGQLYMYPLYRSYRVIAGGMTGGFKILGPSGESPSATLVYSSRLSTMDYVRSEYVEKAGLEGSVKTMYFKNPEAVANAKGYVVIWHPFYRILEEKGLRDLTGKAGIEVGNCCTLAASNTLSDEVIALVRDAYMASISEYSRNPYRFLEYYSAVTGIPVSILREAVSAYKPSPYIDGETVRRIVAKLGRSVPDQALYTEPLANHDAGF
- the upp gene encoding uracil phosphoribosyltransferase; translation: MFEVKVVNRKYAQAVLTTLRDKNTSQIEFRKGLVRLGRILGLELIEDFECEKTVVETPLGARVDGCRIKDLDNIVVITVLRAAWPLTEGLIKVLFTAKQGVVAARRVEEKGMKAGSFEIEISYVKTPRITSRDVVVISDVMVATGSTLVSVLEKLREKGIAKRYYVASVITTPHAIGRLKKYAEEAGIDLKLYTIAIDPEIDEKGYIVPGLGDAGDRAFGS
- a CDS encoding nucleotidyltransferase family protein, which encodes MVTLLQGDVTAVVLAGGQGERFRPYTEIIPKPMIPVGNNEKPVLELVVKWLRRHGVSRIVFLVNYKWRYIYNYFGDGSRFDVSITYSIDEEGGYSNTGGAILKAYRDGLIKGRALIWYGDILAPLDVPDLLRYHSGAGSDLTLVVTNRYRVPVGVVKVDNDYNVVEMREKPELDINATIGVAVAELRVFSEGLERELGRDFDFMGNLVPWLINNGYRVKAYIYSGEWFDVGSLERYKKLDMEWVTRVFDQEPNALSPASPRPGTM
- a CDS encoding UDP-N-acetylglucosamine--N-acetylmuramyl-(pentapeptide) pyrophosphoryl-undecaprenol N-acetylglucosamine transferase is translated as MDKVLLIAGYGGHAGFAYTVGHYLAERGIELDILVPRGYSWVRERMMRLGRVIEMTLPRKPAEPIYRGLPRWIQALKESIRVCRNKYTVVFASGSNFSIPPSLTCMLAGSMILTIEDVARFTERSRAVSTLYRLGAKVFLHWEEQLNLYGKGIVSGPVYEPPLYEPRDEGYILVSTGTFGHRTLFDTISRLGLKRVVMQTGDVDPEPYRRGHPEWVVFQYTSDIHRWIAGASLVVTHYPGTTALTARLAYGKPVVMVYSPRHTLAAPRGDSSKLAEKLNAVYLEEVDPARLAEAIEEARGMKAPRYSNGGEYIAEYILRLGSKH